The nucleotide sequence CTGACtgacagccacacacacacacactcatacaagAGAGAGTTTAGCTGCAGAGTGCAGGGTCATGACCGAGGTAGATGAAGACGTCAAAAGTTTGACAGCTGCGATCCGTCTGGGAGGATAGGAAACGAGggaggagagacaacagagagaaTGTGAAATGTGAACGGCTGGAGAGGCAGAATGAAAGAGGAGccttctgctttttgtttcacCGTCTCTCCACTggcctcctttttttttctcctgtcgtCCGATTCTCCTCCATTCTGCTCACTGCCTGGGAGGGTTGGAATGTTTCTGAGAGCGACAGTGTTTGCCTCTGAGTGTGTGCGTTTCTGTGTTCCCCTCCGTCCAGAGATATTTCATGGCTGCGCCTCTGTCCAACGCACCTGCAGTGTCTCGTCAACAGCAGAAAGCGTTTGGAcggaaaagagggagagacgaGAGAGGCAGATAGCCACACTGAAAGAGAgatgacagaaagaaagagtgagCGGATGATAGAATGAGTGTGTAATCGTTGTATTCAGTCCCCTCTAATTATTGCATCGCATTTCTGGACTCTGGACATGTTGGACTGCTGATTTggagtgtgtgcgtgcgtgtgaaCGTGTGTGTGCTGTATCTCTGATTTTCTGCCTAACAAAGCCCTCCCTCCAATATACTCACAGTTTGGAGTGCTGCCCAGGAATGCCTAGAGAAGAGTGCGGTGGGGCAAATCAGTGAGGGAGGaggagtgtgtgcatgtgagagtgtttttgtgtgtatacGTGCAATGCATGGCAGGTGACATAGCAAGCAAAGACCCCGGAATGGCACGAGCAAGTGTGTGAAGTGAGCCAAACTCAGGTGGGGGGGAAATGGTTTGCATTCCTTCATCACaatcaaactgtgtgtgtgctatTGTCTCCATCTCCCAGGTTGTTCCTAATGTAGAGGAGGTTCTGCCAGCTCCACCAGGCTGTCTGCAGCTCTCTGGCACCCGAACAAGCtctgctctctccctctttctctctctgtcttgctCTCATTATCCCTCCTTTCTCTTCTTCCAACTCTTCTCCCTGATCCAGAGTCAGGGGGTTTGGTGGggggtgctgctgctggtggtggtggcaggaGGGTGGTGGATGATGTGTCTCTGATAGGGAGGGGAGTTATTGTTGTAGAGACCCTTTCACATGCTAATGCTCACACTGTTGGCTTTGggcacactcacaaacacacgcaTTTCCCTTCAAACtgtgaatatttaaatgtagACAAACCCAAAGCTGTGTCTTCCACCGAGCGCATACCTCAGGTTTTAAATGCTGTTCGAGATAAATCTGGCACCAAATTTCAGAGGAATGTCAGGGTGATTTTGAGGGCACCCGGTTTGTTCAATGAAGACATACAGTAGGGAAAAGATAAGGATCACGTCTTATCTCGAGCATTTCCCTGGGCTTTAATTAAAAGGGGCATGACCCCTGTGATTAATAGTGTCCCTCCTTCTCGTGTGGCGGTCTATCAATCTGTcaatccatccctccctccatccatccatccatccatccatccatccatccatccatcactcaGACAGGTGTCAGACTGGAGCAGTCAGGGGTACTTCCTCCATCTCCACCCCTCAGCTGGGAAGGAACAAGAGATGATGACAAATAACACGGGGGTCAAggagaatacacacacacacacacacacacacacacacacacacacacacacacacacacacacacaaccacacacacctttgcCGACGAGGCTCTTAGTTAGGATTTGCTGTGAGCCACATTTGCATTTTAGGTAGCAGAAGAATGCATATGCAAATGAAGACAATGCTGATAGTAATCAAAGGACACCTTCCCCCCTCCGAGtatctctccctcctcctcctcctcctcctcctcctcctcctcactttgtctttttctcttcacCTCTTTATCTCTCACTCCTTGTCAGCCTTCTCCTCATGCCAGGCAACTCTCCCCATCCTTTCACGCTCTCTGTCACTTTCTCTTACTTGTCTCAAGGAGGCAAACAGCTGATTACAGTGTAATTATTGTCCCGTCTAACGGGCAGAATATTAATGCACCTACCAGCCTTCACCTTATCTCATcagtatgtgtgtctgtgtccataACCCTCCCATGTTGCCGGTGGGGCTCAGGCTCTTGCAGGGCCTTTCGGTAGCGTAGGGTTAATGTCGGGTTAATGACACCCTCATGAGCTCTTATTCCAGGTCACCGGCACTCACCGCCACCAGCCCCCCCTCTGTAGAAAGCAGCACTAAAGACGGCACAAAAGACTACAGAGAACACTGAGAATAGAGACATGAGAGGGCGCTTAAGGAAGTTTACAGCGTCAAATACTTgctcctttctttttcttctgccttCATTCTGTCCTCTGTGTTGGAGACCAGGATAGAGGATTGGATGGGACAGAAACAAAGGCTGTGTGTTACCCCCTTGGCAGAGTCTTGCTGAACCCTGTAATCAACTTCAGAGTTCTCAGCACTTTTCTCTTGACTGTCTTCCCCACTCATGACTTATGTACCTACATTAATAATTGAAAACAAAGGAATGCGCAGAACAGCTGGAGACCGACGATACTATATTTTATCTTGCATTTGATTGTCGACTGCCACGATAAGATGAGTCAGTCGCCAGATGAAAGCCACTCTTAtcagctgtaaatgtgtttatgaaTTTACAGGTTTCGGCTTCACAGttttcagctgtgtgtgtgtgtgtgtgtgtgtgtgtgtgtgtgtgtgtgtgtgtgtgtgtgtgtgtgtgtgtgtgtgtgtgtgtgtgtgtgtgtgtgtgtgtgtgtgtgtgtgtgtgtgtgtgtgtgtgtgtgtgtgtgtgtgtgtgtgtgtgtgtgtgtgtgtgtgtgtgtgtgtgtgtgtgtgtgcgatctCATTTGAATTGGTATCGATACAGAGCTTTGAATGGTGATAGCTGGCTTCAAAGCCATTCTCTTGGAGAGGAGAGGGATATGTGGAGATAAAGCAGGAGTGAGAGAGTTatcagagacacaaagacagacaagtGGAGGTCGAGGAGGAAGTGCATAGGAAGCGAATGAGGGAGATTGTGAAATGTGAAAGGGAGGGCAAATGAGTGTGTGAAAGAGCAAATCTGTGGAGGCTCTCACAGATGGGGCAGGATGGTTGGTCTGAGTAGATTACAGAGGAGACTTCCTCCCTCTCATCTACTGATGAGAGAGTCATAAAGCATACTGACACACTCGAACACACACATCTACGCATACGCATCATTCCCACATTCCTATTCATTCCCACTGGGATGTCTTCATCTCCCTTGGAAATGTGaacgagttaaaaaaaagaggggaGAGCTAGGAGAGATGGTACGATAGAAGGAGAATGAATAGGGTGTGATGATGAAAAAGAAGGTGTTGAGAAAAggatgcagcagaaacaaataAAGGATTTCCTTCTGAAATtaacgagagagagagaaaaaattgCTCCAACCAGTCACGCTTTGCCATCTCTTTTGCTTCACCAGTGGATGTCAAGCAGTATAATTATGCACTCATTTATTGCATTGTTGCTCTGTCAATGCATGAACTCCTTGATATACAGAGAGAagatttctctccctctctctttctctgtttctcctctttcatatatttaaatgtcaatTATATTTGTGTGGGCTGCCGGCACTGTGGAGTTTTGATGTATTCAGTTCTAgtgtttctggtttctgtgtgtgagtgggAGCTGATCAGTAAGTGTCCTTTTAggtgtttctttctttgctcatcaaaattaaagataaaagaagTCAAAgtgctcctcctcctcgctctaTATCTATTTCTCTCTTTAGAGTTTTCTTTACAGTTGTTTGTCTTTGGATCCAAATGCTGCCCAGAGAACAAAATATTCTGTGTGTGGATTTGCATGGTGTTCAGGCTGTCTGAGCAGTCAGTACCAGAGACAACAAAGACTGTATCAAAGGTCAGGGCCTGACTGACCTGAAGCCAGTGTTGACTGCACGGCTTGCAGCCTGCAGCACCTCTGCTTTATTGCTAGGAGTCCGTTAATCATTAGTACTGTTTTAAAGTTACCTGGCAGGTTACAAAGCATGTAGTGTATATCCTTGATACTACAAGCTAAGAGGTATTTTTTGTCTTCAGTGAGCATAATAACCTTTCAGTATATTGTAATTTGTGCAGTGTGAGATGCAACTATGGTTTTTGTACCTCCTCTTGGCTCCATTTTCAGGATTTACAAAATATAGCCCCCGACGGGAGacttcagccaatcacagaggTTTTCACCCAGATCAGGTGAAAGAGTTTAAAGAGCAACAAAACAGTGGAAACAATCTGTGGTGGTGCAATGGGACAAACTGAGGACTCTCAGAACAGTTGGGGTTGAATCCTGTGGAATAAGTAAATGTTGATTTTcagcttcacttttttttttttgcatatgcTGGTGCTCACCTGGTAGAAGGGCTTAGTATAGATAGGACAGTGAGGGAAGGAGTACGGTATTCTTGCATTCTggtgtatttaatatttttattttctgtggttATTGTTTGGCCTCTTCAAGATTTTCTGCTTACTGCCGCTTTAAcaaatgtgttgatttttgaAAGCAACTTTGCTTGGCATCTTATCAATGAGACAACATAAAACCAGAAGATGATTGTGCGCATTGTATGGGCCTGTACGCACACCAGCTGTACAAATCCCAAACAGATTCAGTTTAGTACCACAAGAGACCAGGAAAACCAGACACTATTTGCATTTCATCTCATTTATTTGGCATTgtaacaattaatcaattatcacaactgctgcagaaatgttttctgataGTGACTTAATTGTTTCAGCTCCGGCAAGACATACGTGATTGTTCCTGTATACATACAAgtgaagcacaaaaacacatagtTAAACATTGCTCCATAGCGCCACTAGTGGTCAAAACAGCCACATGGTGCCCTTTAATGAAGTGCCCTTTAGTATATCTTTCTGTAAATCAATGTGagaggtttttatttcattttctgataCAGGTAtcaagtgtgtttttgtctccgTCTCTCTGCAGCCTGTTCTGCTGGTTTTTATAAGGCAAAGTCTTCAGATGCCGGATGCTTTAAGTGTCCTCCACACAGCCACTCGGTCAGAGACGGAGCAACCGTCTGCGACTGTCACTCTGGATTCTTCCGTGCCGATAGTGACCCTCCCTCCATGGCCTGTACCCGtaagcacacacagacacacacctagCTGTAAGATAATACAGAAGTGACAACACAGACAATATGTGCAtgcatttttccacaaataaaagcaaaaccacAATCATTGTTTCCCAAACTCTCTATCTCCACCAAACAGAGGGAGACACAAACGTGTCTGAATGCCACCCCTGTTTCATGATCCCATTACTTATGACTAAGCCACCATCTACATCCTGTCTGGCAGTGATAACTAAAGACATTGAGGAGTGAATAaatgtcctctctctctctcttgcgctctccgtctctctctctaaGTCTGTGAGGAGGTTCTGTGTGACAGACTGGGAGACCTCGGTTTGTGTGTCTTAAACTTAATTATGCCTATATACAGCACATGGTTTCCTTGGCttgggaaaaatgaaaacacactcacacacacacatacacagtctctcacacacacacaaaaacatgccaCAGAAGAAAACATCCAACCCATCAAAAAGATCTTAGAACAGTATGATTTTCAGTCTAATGCCAGATGTCTACATTTCAAGCCCTGCCAAGAGCCCCTCCACCCCCAACTCACACACCACATATACTTCCACTTTCCTTATGTGCAATATATTGGTTTTTCTCTTGCTCAAGCTCACCCCCCCTTCTCTTCCTCAGAGCCGCCATCAGCCCCGCAGCAGCTCATCTCTGTGGTGAATGAGACCTCGGTGGTCCTGGAGTGGGCCCCCCCTCGCCGGCTGGGAGGCAGAAGTGACACCAGCTACAGTCTGGAGTGTCTCATCTGTCAAAGCGGGGGCCACAGTCAGACGGGTGgcagagccctcccaaggaatCGCAGTGTCTCCCTGCCTGAGGCCCAGCATGGTGGCCCGGCGATGCAGTCAGACCAAGGCATTGTGGGACCTGAAGTCCAGTTGGGCAGAGGAGTGTTCCAGAGCAGAGATTACCCCCGGATGGGCTCTGGCTCCATCTCCAGCTCTCAGCTCTGCCTGCCCTGTGGCTCCGACGTGCTCTTCTCCCCAGGCCAGACTGGCCTAAAGACCACCAGGGTGGTGGTGAGCGAGCTCCGGGCCCACACACACTATACCTTCATTGTCCACGCTCGCAACGGGGTCTCCCAGGCCAGCGGCGCAGGGGCGGCACAGAGCGTGTCGGTCAGCGTCACCACCAACCAAGCAGGTgagaagtgtttgtgtgtgataaATGTGTTTGTCAGATTGTTGACTGTAGCAGTAACACAAAATGTGCTTATAGATGTTGTCGGGAAGTGGGTCAGCACAATGCAAAACTGCTGGTGGGAGCACGAGGGCCTGCAGGGAAGCAAGGTCCCGAGAGGACTGTTTGAAACTGCAGAAGCATGATGTGTACAAGCTCTGTATGTACATGTAGATGCACATAGTGAAGGCAGTATCAGCGATAAAACACTTGGTCAAAAtcagattttcattaaaaaatagtgTTCAGTCTAAGTTGCTAATGTAGCGACACAACTCCATGATGCTTCTCTTGTTCCCTGTCAGCTAGAAACTCTTGCTCGTACTATGACTGTAATAGTTGCCATAGTTATTACTCTGTCCTCCTACACCTAACAACAGCTGAATTAATTATAGGGGTGTTCTCGAGAGGATGCCAGAAAGCATTCTGGAAAATGGAAATCACTGACTTAAATACAAATAAGACATAGATGGTTGACGTTAAAGCAGatacaataaaaagtaaatCGTAACACTCAATCACGGAATGACTGAACAGCATATTGACACTTGACAGCCCTGGTTTACCTACGGGTGGGATTTTCCTTGTCCCAGTGTTTAACCCCGGAAGTATCTGAAAAATCACCCACATTTTATGaagtgtttcattttgcttGTGAAGGTGTCAGCTGGTGTGTGGCGTTCCTCACACATGCTCTCCATTAGTTTTCAGCGAGTgcacgttttttttcttttgcatgctGTTACATCTCAACTGTCATTGCTTTAAGTCTTTAGGGTGGCATTTAGAAACCGGCACACCTGCTTAGTTGTGGGTGCCCCGGGGAAATAACTTAGCTGTGTGCGCACAGCGTGAGAGCATGCCTGGGAAGTGTCAAGTCCAACCTGCACTACCATATGGCCCGATATCATATGAACAGCCACAAAGGAGGACAAACACGGATAAAAGGAGGGAAAATTGAGGGCTGTAAGAGGAGAGAGCATTGAGAATGAGGCTTTTCTCCATTGAATATGAAGGAATGAGATGTAGGTCGGTTCTCAGGTGCACTGGGTCAATGGGATTGTTGATAAACAGGCTCTATACATCTGCTTTCAGCTGAATTCAGGGCTGTGAAGCTATCACAGATGTTATCTTATGGGCAGAATTGTAGAATCTATAGTAAAAACAGCCAAACTACATGCAAGTTACACTATTGTCATTCTATTATCTCTCATCGTgtgcctctctctctcagctCCCTCTCCAGTGTCGTCCATTCTTGCCATTGATGTCACCAGACACAGCTTGTCGTTGTCGTGGCAACAGCCGGATCGACCCAACGGGGTCATCCTGGAATACGAGGTCAAGTTCTATGAAAAGGTGAGTTGCCGGCAGGTTAATGCAGCTCAGGCGGTTTGTCTGGAATGTCAATATGTTGGTACGCTGTTTGTATTTCACCGATGGCAACGCTGGATTTGCATTGAAAAGAGAACCCCCTCTTTGTGTCCCGTCTAATCAGGATCAGAAGGAGAGGTCCTACCGCATAATGAGGACCTTCTCTCGGAGCGTCGATGTCACGGGCCTCAACCCCCTCACTGTGTACGTGTTTCATGTGCGCGCTCGCACAGCTGCTGGGTACGGAGAGTTCAGCGCTCCGTTTGAGTTCTCCACCAATTCAGGTATTCACGCTGTAaagttcagcagctgcagagcatGCATTAAAGTTTATGTGCAGAAGTTATCAGTTTTATGGTTGGTGACTTCTGTGTCCTTCCTCGTTAGATCCCTTCCCTCTGATTGGAGAGGGAGTTAACTCTgccttcctgctgctgtctgtcagcGGGGTTGGAATTTTACTGCTGATATCTGCAGCTGTCTTCATCATTAGTCGCAGGTATACACACATAAACGCACCCACACAAACACGTACACAAATATTAAAGAACCCATACGGGCAGGCACCTATAGACATGTGAGGTTGGTTAGAAGTTTTCCATCAGTGCATCACTGACGTAAACATGTGTGCGGCTTCTGCCTTAACTACAGCTGTTTGACCAAACTGCCACAATGCGCACAAacaatccacacacacacacacacacacacacacacacacacacacacacacacacacacacacacacacacacacacagttcccCTGCTATTGTGTCACtaaataatgtgtgtgtgtgtgtgttacctggaGCTTTTAAAGGGGATTAGAGTGGAGACAGTGATAATCCCTTTGTCCCTGACTTGTCATTACTGTCTCTTCAGCAGCACAGCTTGCATGTCAGCTTCCGCTGCCGTGCACGCTCACAAGCATGCGCAGGTGcccacggacacacacacattcacacatacacacacatccacacccCTGCTCAGCCACAAAGgtgtttttgacagtttctttGTTTAATGGAAAGCACCTTTTATCTTGCGCTACCTGAGGCATcgcccctcctccctctctctctttaaaTGCTTTCATCTGGTCATTCTGTGCTTCCCTGCAGCCTCTGTTCTCATTGTCACTGCTTTCTATTGCGGCAAATCCTTAAAAACCCCAAAGAAGGCACAGGCCTGCTAGAAAAGAAACACCCAAAGTTCAAAACAATATGACAAATATGCCCCTTTGTCAGTGCGTCTAActgtaaaaatcacaacaaaaacaggagaagTGAATAAGAAATTATTGCACGGATGTTGTCGCTTGTCTTTTTTATCTGTGTGTTAAATCTccatcatttgtgtctcataAGGAGGAGCAAGTACAGCAAAACAAAGCAGGACTCtgaggaggagaaacatctAAACCCAGGTACTGCACATGCactcacagagagacagatggacGCTCATTTTCCTTCCCTTCCCTCAGATCCACCTGCACATATCTTATACACATACTGCCAAAGACATTTACATAACATATGCAGTTATACAACTCATATTTCTCACCCACCTCTgcgtttcttcttctcctccctcatttctctttcctctctcgCCTCCCCTCGACGGCGGCAGGAGTCAAAATCTACGTGGACCCGTTCACCTATGAGGACCCCGATCAGGCCATCCACGAGTTTGCCAAAGAGATTGATGTTAGCAGCATTCACATTGAAAAGGTTATTGGCATGGGTAAGCCTGGCACtggagctcacacacacacacacacacacacacacacacacacacacaaacccacacacacatgcttcgTCGGCGCTGACGCTGCTGTTTGCTCCGTGTGAGTAGGAGAGTTTGGGGAGGTGTGCAGTGGTCGGCTTCGTGTTCAGGGAAAGAGGGAGATCTACGTGGCCATCAAGAGTCTGAAGGCGGGATACTCTGACAAACAGAGGAGGGACTTTTTATCTGAGGCCTCCATCATGGGGCAGTTCGACCATCCCAACATCATCAGGCTGGAGGGTGTTGTTACAAGATGTGAGTTGTACTTGGGTTACTTACTTAATGTGCAAGATACAATTGAACACTTTATTTATAACTCTTTATCCATTTAGGCAAGCCACTGATGATCATCACAGAATACATGGAAAATGGATCCCTGGATGCATTTCTTCGGGTATGTGCTTTTTATCAAGCTGTCCTTACATAAATCTTCTCTGTAATGTAATATCTCAAGAGCAGCAAAAGCAAAtgtattagattttttttatttaattaggtTTTTGTGGCCAAAGGTCGAAGATAAAGGCCACTTTGACCTCACATTaccttttatgtaattttttcaaaatcttctcttcaaaaaaaaatctcaccaGAAACCGtcacaggagaaagattgttcttgCATTGCTTTGGAACATGCTCTCCTTTAACTTTAATGCACGTGGTCTACAGAGAGATGTTGAAGCTTCACTAGAATTCGTGGAGGACAGTCACCTCTTTGAGCCTCCAGATACTCCTTAACAGCATGCATGGCCTTttcatcactctgaaaatagTGGTTGTGCAAGTGTGATTTCAGTTTCGGAAAGAGATAGAAGTCAGACAGTGCAGGTCTGGGGACTAAGATGCATGGAGCAACAGTTCAAAGTCACATTTAGCTGCATCTGCAGCCTCCTGTGCTGTGTGGATGAGCACATTGtcctggagcagcagcagtcagcttgaacttttctcccttttttccttgattgcttcaaacatttcagtttttgtggacaATTATAGAAGGTTTTATAGTATACAGTTGTGCCCCAAAATGGGAGTTATGCCACTTCTTTCCAGATGAGGCAAGAACCTTTTGAAGTACCGTTGTGTTTACATGACATTGTGTGAGTTGGATAATGGTGAATGCACATTGCTAGAAGGTGGAGGCAAACAACCACGAGGCAGTAAAtctagttttctgtttttgaaagaaacaaaatccaGATCTGTGTTGcgtttttgaaaaatgtgctgaCAGCAAACTAAATCACAGTCAAAACGCAGTCACTCGTGACTGTGCTGTGGGTGTCCTTATTAACCTGCCCCTCTGTCACTGAAACTTTAACATTCCAGAAACACGACGGCCAGTTTACAGTGATCCAGCTGGTCGGCATGCTGCGAGGCATCGCCTCAGGTATGAAGTACCTGTCAGACATGAGCTACGTTCACCGAGACCTGGCAGCTCGAAACATCCTGGTCAACAGCAACCTGGTGTGCAAAGTGTCTGACTTTGGCCTGAGTCGAGTTCTGGAGGACGATCCAGAGGCCGCCTACACTACAAGGGTGAGACGCATGCAGAGGTAGTCTAAAGTGGATGTGAGCatacagacaaaatgttttgcttttgtgaTAAACCTGATTGCAAATTCATTATTCTTTATCacttatattaaatatttactttCTACTTATGTGCTGTCACAGCTTCAGTTCACACATTTATTGCTGCTAAAGCTCCATGActaactgaaaacacatttattgcaGAATAAATACATAGAGATCCTGCAAAGAATCAAGCCTAGAACTGAAATTTTTGGACGTGCAGATGTTTCTTTTCCCAATTATATAAATGAACCAGCGAATCAATAACTGAAATCCCTTAAGTCAACTGTTCAATGAACCTGTgtgactgttgctgctgttttagGAGGCCACTGGGACTTATCTCTCCCCTGGAGGGAAGATCCCCATCAGATGGACGGCTCCAGAGGCTATAACCTACAGAAAGTTCACCACGGCCAGCGATGTGTGGAGTTACGGTATCGTCATGTGGGAGGTGGTTTCATATGGAGAGAGACCCTACTGGGACATGAACAACCAGGATGTGAGTAATTTTGATGCCATCTAACCTCTGAGATGCCTCATAGACAAAAGAATGAGCTGTTTCTTGAAATATTGGATCGTCTTTACACAAACACCttcatttttcttaaataagTGGTTTATATAAGATGCTCAATTGATTTTTGAGTGTGCTTAAAAGCTGCCTGTGTGACTGGGTGTGTGGTCACTCTCATGTAATTCATTGCAAAGCTTACTGATAAAAGACAACAAGTATTCATTTTTATCATAGATTTAAAGAGATACAACAACCCATTAGCATCCCTTGCATAAACAACTGTTGTATTCTCTGAATTCTCAGACAACCACGAGCATGAACATTAATCAGATTTAGTCTTAAATGTAAGTTTTGTACTGTGACTTTCTGCAGGAGTCAAGTAAAACTTCTGTGTGCTCCACAAATTGGACCTAAATTAATCTAATTTAAATAACCGAATAAATGAAACAGGCACTGCTTCTTAAGCATATTGTGGAGAAAATAAACTCCTCTGCATTCTGACCCAATGTCTTTGACCTTTGTACTGCTTGGAAATGTGCAAATTTTGCTTTGAAATCTTCCAGTGGAAGGGCAGCAAGCCAAGGTTTAGTTCTCCAATCAAGGGACGTTTTATTGAAGATAAATATTTAGACTTCAGGGAATCTGCTGCTTAGTGTTATCCCTCAGCCAAGCACACACACTTTATAAAATTAAGGGTGatttagtacattttttttgtctgttttgaacTGTTACTGAGATCTGAGGGAAAAATCCAGTT is from Amphiprion ocellaris isolate individual 3 ecotype Okinawa chromosome 10, ASM2253959v1, whole genome shotgun sequence and encodes:
- the LOC111565508 gene encoding ephrin type-A receptor 4-A-like isoform X1, which produces MHHADTVLYVIWLMSFELPLREASECERPPRYPLLHPTQLSHLGSFTHTFPTGMEPLQPARRANGGRTRFHSAHMAANLWRTLSTSIWIITLVSSSRTRIYPPNEVTLLDTRTVPGELKWAASPSEGGWEEVSIMDEKNIPIRTYQVCNVLEPNQNNWLRTDWIPRSGAQRVYVEVKFTLRDCNSLPGVTGTCKETFNLYYHESNEVRESYIKESSFIKVDTVAADESFTQVDVGDRIMKLNTEVRDVKVTTRKGFYLAFQDVGACIALVSVRVFYKTCPLTIRNLATFPDTVTGADTSSLVEVRGSCVNQSEEREEPKMYCGADGEWLVPIGGCFCSPGYEEKGGACKACSAGFYKAKSSDAGCFKCPPHSHSVRDGATVCDCHSGFFRADSDPPSMACTQPPSAPQQLISVVNETSVVLEWAPPRRLGGRSDTSYSLECLICQSGGHSQTGGRALPRNRSVSLPEAQHGGPAMQSDQGIVGPEVQLGRGVFQSRDYPRMGSGSISSSQLCLPCGSDVLFSPGQTGLKTTRVVVSELRAHTHYTFIVHARNGVSQASGAGAAQSVSVSVTTNQAAPSPVSSILAIDVTRHSLSLSWQQPDRPNGVILEYEVKFYEKDQKERSYRIMRTFSRSVDVTGLNPLTVYVFHVRARTAAGYGEFSAPFEFSTNSDPFPLIGEGVNSAFLLLSVSGVGILLLISAAVFIISRRRSKYSKTKQDSEEEKHLNPGVKIYVDPFTYEDPDQAIHEFAKEIDVSSIHIEKVIGMGEFGEVCSGRLRVQGKREIYVAIKSLKAGYSDKQRRDFLSEASIMGQFDHPNIIRLEGVVTRCKPLMIITEYMENGSLDAFLRKHDGQFTVIQLVGMLRGIASGMKYLSDMSYVHRDLAARNILVNSNLVCKVSDFGLSRVLEDDPEAAYTTREATGTYLSPGGKIPIRWTAPEAITYRKFTTASDVWSYGIVMWEVVSYGERPYWDMNNQDVIKAIEEGYRLPAPMDCPVVLHQLMLDCWERERAERPTFSQILNMLDKLIRNPGTLRRTGGDRYIMHIPAGTMLESGMGSEVCVSVLPEVCVPEWSVCEWLQSIGLERYRDTLAAAGYTSLDSLLALTHQEMDRLGIITPSHQDILIASVQQEVLSQMQHMQHSMVPV
- the LOC111565508 gene encoding ephrin type-A receptor 4-A-like isoform X2, which codes for MHHADTVLYVIWLMSFELPLREASECERPPRYPLLHPTQLSHLGSFTHTFPTGMEPLQPARRANGGRTRFHSAHMAANLWRTLSTSIWIITLVSSSRTRIYPPNEVTLLDTRTVPGELKWAASPSEGGWEEVSIMDEKNIPIRTYQVCNVLEPNQNNWLRTDWIPRSGAQRVYVEVKFTLRDCNSLPGVTGTCKETFNLYYHESNEVRESYIKESSFIKVDTVAADESFTQVDVGDRIMKLNTEVRDVKVTTRKGFYLAFQDVGACIALVSVRVFYKTCPLTIRNLATFPDTVTGADTSSLVEVRGSCVNQSEEREEPKMYCGADGEWLVPIGGCFCSPGYEEKGGACKACSAGFYKAKSSDAGCFKCPPHSHSVRDGATVCDCHSGFFRADSDPPSMACTQPPSAPQQLISVVNETSVVLEWAPPRRLGGRSDTSYSLECLICQSGGHSQTGGRALPRNRSVSLPEAQHGGPAMQSDQGIVGPEVQLGRGVFQSRDYPRMGSGSISSSQLCLPCGSDVLFSPGQTGLKTTRVVVSELRAHTHYTFIVHARNGVSQASGAGAAQSVSVSVTTNQAAPSPVSSILAIDVTRHSLSLSWQQPDRPNGVILEYEVKFYEKDQKERSYRIMRTFSRSVDVTGLNPLTVYVFHVRARTAAGYGEFSAPFEFSTNSDPFPLIGEGVNSAFLLLSVSGVGILLLISAAVFIISRRRSKYSKTKQDSEEEKHLNPGVKIYVDPFTYEDPDQAIHEFAKEIDVSSIHIEKVIGMGEFGEVCSGRLRVQGKREIYVAIKSLKAGYSDKQRRDFLSEASIMGQFDHPNIIRLEGVVTRCKPLMIITEYMENGSLDAFLRKHDGQFTVIQLVGMLRGIASGMKYLSDMSYVHRDLAARNILVNSNLVCKVSDFGLSRVLEDDPEAAYTTREATGTYLSPGGKIPIRWTAPEAITYRKFTTASDVWSYGIVMWEVVSYGERPYWDMNNQDVIKAIEEGYRLPAPMDCPVVLHQLMLDCWERERAERPTFSQILNMLDKLIRNPGTLRRTGGDRPAGTMLESGMGSEVCVSVLPEVCVPEWSVCEWLQSIGLERYRDTLAAAGYTSLDSLLALTHQEMDRLGIITPSHQDILIASVQQEVLSQMQHMQHSMVPV